The following proteins are encoded in a genomic region of Ornithodoros turicata isolate Travis unplaced genomic scaffold, ASM3712646v1 Chromosome21, whole genome shotgun sequence:
- the LOC135373111 gene encoding uncharacterized protein LOC135373111 encodes MNVAKALRMFEMLRVPALSKSQYYRTQKEYLIPAVSYVYQTRQKELLGQLQPRPLTIAGDGRCDSPGHTALYGTYTLLETTANRIIHFELVKATEVSSSNAMEKHGLQRCLAFLEWNDMVVDTLITDRHTGIKAMMRDCCPQIKHRFDVWHVVKGVKKKLLALGRSASHQVVNLWVDSLVRHAYWCPKTSGGDGDLCLAKWMSALNHIVDVHEHDDPVYPVCYHGATSEPREWLKEDSETYRKVTDIIAAPALLKDIPQLSSQDQTYGLEAFHSVMLHFTPNTFSFHDEGMLARTQLAVLHYNENADRAQLEKEGSKQYRLKPSKVKKAWLVVPVKEDATYEYATALTAEVLRRIKQKHKEPPAVEARPARSASYGERPTLEEAMERFQSRFRK; translated from the exons ATGAACGTGGCAAAGGCTCTTCGCATGTTTGAAATGTTGAGGGTGCCAGCACTGTCCAAGTCACAGTATTACAGGACCCAGAAGGAGTACCTCATTCCCGCTGTCAGTTAT GTTTATCAGACTAGACAGAAGGAACTCCTTGGACAGCTGCAGCCACGTCCCCTAACCATTGCCGGAGATGGGAGATGTGATTCTCCTGGACACACTGCCCTCTATGGAACCTACACCCTGCTCGAGACCACTGCCAACCGCATAATACACTTTGAATTGGTCAAG GCAACCGAGGTATCGAGCAGTAATGCCATGGAGAAGCATGGGTTACAGAGGTGCCTGGCATTCCTTGAATGGAATGATATGGTCGTAGACACCCTTATTACAGACAGACACACTGGAATCAAGGCGATGATGAGGGACTGCTGCCCCCAGATAAAACATCGCTTTGATGTGTGGCACGTCGTCAAAG GGGTAAAGAAGAAGCTATTGGCACTTGGCCGCTCTGCAAGCCATCAAGTGGTGAACTTGTGGGTTGATAGCCTCGTTCGCCATGCCTACTGGTGCCCAAAGACGAGTGGAGGAGACGGCGACCTATGTCTTGCAAAGTGGATGTCGGCCCTCAACcacattgtggacgtccatGAGCATGATGATCCCGTCTACCCAGTTTGCTACCATGGTGCGACCTCGGAACCCCGTGAGTGGTTGAAGGAAG ACAGTGAAACTTACAGGAAGGTCACAGACATTATTGCAGCACCTGCCCTCCTCAAGGACATCCCTCAGCTGTCCTCCCAAGACCAAACGTACGGTCTGGAAGCCTTCCACAGCGTCATGCTGCACTTCACGCCAAACACATTTTCGTTCCATGATGAGGGAATGCTAGCCAG GACACAACTGGCCGTACTTCACTATAACGAAAATGCTGACCGTGCGCAATTGGAAAAAGAGGGGTCCAAGCAGTACCGCCTGAAGCCTTCAAAGGTTAAGAAGGCATGGCTTGTGGTACCTGTGAAGGAAGATGCAACGTACG AATATGCGACGGCACTTACAGCAGAGGTGTTACGTCGCATCAAACAGAAACACAAAGAACCACCAGCAGTGGAAGCTCGCCCAGCACGGTCAGCCTCTTATGGTGAAAGGCCAACCTTGGAAGAAGCTATGGAACGTTTTCAATCAAG GTTCCGGAAGTAA